The DNA region TCAGGAGGCTGAGGGTGCTCTACCGTAGATGCTGAACAGCTTGCTGAGGGTGATGAGCACAAACTCCTTGGACATCTCCCCCAAGGCCTTCAGGTGGCCCTGGAGCTCGGCCATCACCAAGCTGAAGTGTGACCGCGCCAGAGCCACCAGGACATTGCTGGCAGCCATCCTCAGGTTGTCTGTCACGCCCTGAAAAAGTGTCCCTGGTGACACGCGGCACAGGAGACTGCCTGAGGCCCTGGGAAGGGCTAAGCCACCGCCGTCCACCGGCAGAATCCCAGCGCGGGCAGGTGGCTCCCTTTGCCTTTGGGAGTGACCCCTCACCTGGGCCGCCGTCAGGTCCCGAGacacctctgccagcagccgGTTCGCCACCCCGCATGGCGGGCGGCTGCCCTCTTCCCACAGGGCGCTCTCCAGCTGGCAGTACACCTGCGCTCGGTCACCCTGGGCACAGGGATCAGTCACGCTCGCTTTGCCCTTGTTCCCAGGGAGCCGCCCGCTGCCACCCGTGGCTATGCCGCTGTGCTGCCGGGGCCAGGCAGGCGCGAGGGCGGCACAAAACCCTGGGTTGTGGGCCTGGCACCCACGGGACCGTGGCACCCAGCtcacctccttgtcttgcaGGCGCTGCAGCAGCAAATTCACGGGACAGGCAGGGACAGAGCTTGCCACCCTGCCTCTGCTCCCGCGACGCGTACGCCTGGGCATGCAGCCCACACAAGCAAAGAGAcctggaaggaaagagcagagcaggtgcCGCTGGTGTTGCTTGCAGCCAGGGGCGAGCATGTGGCCAGCTCTGGGAGAAacgctcctccagccccacagcgcaGGGTGGGCTGCGCTGGCACGTGGGCGGTcggcaggggaaggggagagagcCTTCCCCTTGCTGGGGCACTGGGGAGACCACGGTGGgcagctgcactcagcagagcaaggacagtgctgctggcacatCCAAAACGGACCCTGGTGGCACACGTGTGCTTGGGCAGAGTCACGGtgtccagagaggtggaggGACCTCACCTCGAAGGGCTCTCAGCCGCTCCATCACAGCAGGATCTCTCCAGACAGACACAGTGCTCTCTCTGggtcctcctcctgcagcttccacAAGCTACTGAGCCACCACTCCCACCGCTGCCACAGGGGACTAAGAGAGAGCCACTGTGACATCGCACCGAGGAGTGTCACCTCACAGAGATTGAcgtgccctgggctggggaCCAGACAGCATGCCTGGCAACCTTGCTGgccccaaaacacagcatgttGTTGGAGGCACTCGGCTCCGGGGCGGACACGTTCCGCGCCAGCATTGTCTTAGTGACGGGGGACTCCTTGCCAGGAGGCACTGAGGCCCCCCATTGGCCGCCCAGATAACCTCTCCAGAGAGCCTGCCTGCAAGAACTGTCCCTCTCCCAGTGCCTGTATAGCAATGCACCCCGCGTGGGGAATAAACAGGAAGGACTAGAGATCTGTGTGTGCTTACAGGGGTGTGATCTCATTGTGGTCACGGAGACATGGTGGGACAGCTCACGTGACTGGAATGCTGTCGTGGACGGCTATGTgctctttaggaaagacaggcgGGTGAGGCAAGGTGGTGGAGCTgctctttatgtgagagagcaACTCGAATGTATGGAGCTCCACTGGGTGGGGGGGATGATGAATACATCCGCTGCATAGCTCGTGGGTAAGAACTATGGGGCGGGCTGGCATAGGCGACACCGCTGTGGCCGTGTACTGCAGGCCACCTggcgaggaggaggaagtggaCAAGGCCTTctacaaacagctggaagtagcCTTGCGATCCCCGGCACTCGTTCTTACGGGGGACTTCAACCATCCTGATACGTGTTGGCTAAGCAAGACGGCCAGGCACACAAGGTCCAGGCGGTTCCTGCAATGCGTGGATGACAACTTTCTGCCACAGGTGGTGGAGGAGATGATGAGGAGGGGTGTGCTACTTGACCTTGTTTTGAGCTGAAGGAGGGCTGGTTTGGATTGGATgccagggggaagttctttgcggagagagtggtgaggtgctggaacaggctgcccagaaagcagctgtggctgctccatccctggaagcgttcaagaccaggttgcacggggccctgggcaacctggtctaatcccagatctggaggttggtgtccctgcctggggcagggcGGTTGGAACTTGATGtcccttggggtcccttccaacccaatccattctgtgattctgtcattctatgaaaggctgagtaacctgggtctgttcagcctgtgGAAAAGAGGatttgggggggtggggggtggggggggacaCATAAACGTTTATGAAGATTTTGAcggaggtgggaggcaaatggatgaggccagactcttctcGATGGTgtgcagcaacaggacaaggagtaatggcctaaaacttgaacacaggaactTTGGTACTAACattcagaagaacttctttacggtaagggtgatggagcactggaacagcttgcccagggaggttgtggagtcttcttctatggagatattcaagacccagcTGGACCGCTACCTGTGCGACGTGCTGTAGGGTTCCTGCGTCAGCGGagaggttggactggatgatttcttgaggtcttttccagcccctgtgtttctgtgatttcctCGTTTCCCATCACCTGCAGTCACCCACGGTCTCCACGTGCATTTCAGCAACCGCCAACTGGAATGTGAGCCGGTAACTGGTGGCCGACTGTATCGTCTCCCTCCTTCTGGTTTACGAGTTGTGTCTGTCTGGCAGCGAGGGCCCCTTCGGACAGAGTGGGCTGTCCCTGCGCTCAGAGgcagtccttctcctcaggcagctgcagagtGCCACGGCCCTTGCTCAGCTTCAGGCAGTGTCCCGGCACAGCAGTGAAAGACACTTAGGCAGGAAAGCTCCGTGCCGCAGAACACTGTGGCAAGCCTCCCATATCGTGGTGTGGTGGTCACCTGCCACCGTTCCCCTCTGCCATTAGCATGCAGTTCTATTTGGATGATGACAACAGCTGTGCGGCTGCTCCTTCTCCTGGCACAGGGCGGCCTCCAGCACCCCCAGGCAGCAAGCACTGCTCACCGGCCTCTCTCCTGGGACGACCTGGAggagggcattgagagcaccctcagtcAGTTTGCAGGCGAcagcaagctggcaggaagtgtcgatctgcctgcaggtagagaggccctacagagagatctggacaggctggatctctaggctgaagccaatgggatgaggttcaacaagaccaagtgccgggtcctgcactttggccgcaacaaccccaggcaacgctatGGGGtgggggcagagtggctggaaggttgtgtggaggaaacggacctggcGGTACCGGTCGATGCTCGGCcaagcatgagccagcagtgcgcccgggtggccaagaaggccaatggcgtcctggcttggatcagaaatagtgttgccagtaggagtaggtgtcacggtattatctaagggtctgtgTCCGTGACACGGCAGACAggcctggaagaaaaaaaaagaagagaaaagaggaaaagagaaaaaaaaattgtcggcgggtaggggccggccccaggcggtccggcggctaaagcggcagggaagccgcggacccgcaccctggggaaacaaagggaagaggggaaaagcaggggactTGTAGGcagatctaacacaaaaacagtggcaccaatctgaggaggaacaactaattttactaaatataccaaaaatgaggctagtagaattataacagagagtttacaggctgaaaatcttacacagtaaactgcaggaggaccacgcgctttctccgccgggcaggaaggaacagaccccgcgtctcccaggcggcttcaccacccctccaacgcaaagacccctggggagtgcacctcctcccctccccctcagagggccacaccaaaaaaaggcagtttgcagtaaccagggaattaacgCTTTAACTGCCCGtgccttacatgatgtaatcatgtggaataccgacaacaaaaatcacaaaaccataacactgacctatttatttttctgtggtaAAACTTCCACATAAGACACTCTCATGAACATTTAATTGAATgttccatttttcctttgaaacagcATCAGAAGAATTTTCTTGGACTCATATTGGTTAAACTGTTGGCCAGAGAGGCTATAGGTGTAAACAACCATCCACCTCAGGTCAGCTTGTCATTTCACAGTGGAAATGGTCACTTAAATGTGAAATGTATTCCCTGCTGCTAATCCACTAAAT from Numida meleagris isolate 19003 breed g44 Domestic line unplaced genomic scaffold, NumMel1.0 unplaced_Scaffold252, whole genome shotgun sequence includes:
- the LOC110390969 gene encoding uncharacterized protein LOC110390969; translation: MERLRALRGLFACVGCMPRRTRRGSRGRVASSVPACPVNLLLQRLQDKEVSWVPRSRGCQAHNPGFCAALAPAWPRQHSGIATGGSGRLPGNKGKASVTDPCAQGDRAQVYCQLESALWEEGSRPPCGVANRLLAEVSRDLTAAQGVTDNLRMAASNVLVALARSHFSLVMAELQGHLKALGEMSKEFVLITLSKLFSIY